Proteins found in one bacterium genomic segment:
- a CDS encoding PorV/PorQ family protein has translation MIIIFYITALLSGNDVGTTLYPFLKIGLGPRPVAMGETFTGLCDDVSALSWNPAGLAWINELQFSLSHQEWFLDFRDEYVIFGLPAFNGYLAMGGLYSTVRDVEIWDDNNNPLGSADLWSGILALGYGRKLRENLGAGIGLKIVAEDLYEQSFYDLVLDCGVRLRLNEKWSLGGAVRDLSYKSTLPSDVKLGICFSGIKNANLLLDLTMPRDNVLRINTGAEYYINPVFCIRGGWRSGPYSLGELGWLSGFTTGFGIKYAGMEFSYAFVPYGKLGLTHRIGLNGNLSVIEGQNRLTIRVCDGDTKVPLVADMILTGIREEQIKTNPTSIYEAKNLPEGWLYISIFVAGYPQNYDSLYILPAGRHEKYIYLYQTKPGILRGVVFDAVTKKPIGAKVVYQGMAYGTVNNDSLTGSFVLRNLPPGVYTLIAAGTDPRYIAQTCSLVIEPGKLTEREFYLIKKREKIVLRGVNFDTGKADLKPEAFSVLDEAGKILTDNPDISVEVGGHTDPREIQTTEYPSNWELSFARAAAVCKYLIDKFNVGPERLVARGYADTQPIAPNITEEGMAQNRRTEFKVIE, from the coding sequence GTGATCATAATATTCTATATTACCGCCCTGCTCTCGGGAAATGATGTCGGCACCACCTTGTATCCGTTCCTCAAGATCGGTTTGGGTCCAAGGCCGGTGGCGATGGGTGAAACCTTTACCGGCCTATGCGATGACGTTAGCGCGCTATCCTGGAATCCGGCCGGATTGGCGTGGATCAATGAGTTGCAGTTCTCATTATCGCACCAGGAATGGTTCCTGGATTTCAGGGACGAGTACGTAATCTTTGGTCTGCCGGCATTCAACGGGTACCTGGCAATGGGCGGATTGTACTCCACGGTCCGGGATGTCGAGATTTGGGATGATAACAACAATCCTCTGGGCAGCGCCGATCTCTGGAGCGGCATCCTGGCACTTGGCTACGGCCGGAAACTCAGGGAAAATCTTGGCGCCGGGATCGGACTGAAGATCGTGGCTGAAGATCTGTACGAGCAATCATTTTATGACCTTGTTCTGGATTGCGGCGTCCGGCTGAGATTAAATGAAAAATGGTCACTGGGCGGAGCGGTAAGGGATCTGTCATACAAATCAACTTTGCCGTCCGACGTGAAATTGGGAATCTGCTTTAGCGGTATCAAAAATGCAAACCTTCTGCTGGATCTCACGATGCCGCGTGACAATGTGCTGCGGATAAATACCGGCGCCGAGTATTATATTAATCCGGTATTCTGCATCCGGGGAGGATGGCGCAGCGGACCGTATTCTTTGGGTGAGCTGGGCTGGCTTTCGGGCTTCACCACCGGCTTCGGGATTAAATATGCTGGCATGGAGTTCAGTTACGCGTTCGTTCCCTATGGTAAACTCGGACTGACACACCGTATCGGATTGAACGGAAATTTAAGCGTGATCGAAGGACAGAACAGGTTAACCATCAGGGTCTGTGATGGAGACACGAAAGTCCCGCTGGTCGCCGACATGATCCTTACCGGTATCCGGGAAGAGCAGATCAAGACTAATCCGACCAGCATCTACGAAGCAAAAAATTTACCTGAAGGATGGTTGTACATAAGCATCTTTGTTGCCGGTTATCCCCAGAATTATGACTCACTGTATATTCTACCCGCGGGCCGTCATGAAAAATACATCTATTTATACCAGACTAAACCGGGTATTCTGCGCGGGGTTGTGTTTGATGCGGTCACCAAAAAGCCGATCGGTGCTAAGGTCGTTTATCAGGGTATGGCGTACGGCACAGTCAATAATGATTCCCTGACGGGTAGTTTTGTTCTGCGCAATCTACCGCCGGGTGTTTATACCTTGATCGCAGCAGGCACGGATCCGCGTTATATTGCGCAAACATGCTCGCTTGTCATAGAACCGGGCAAACTTACTGAACGGGAATTTTATCTGATCAAAAAGCGCGAAAAGATCGTGCTGCGTGGCGTCAATTTTGACACGGGCAAGGCCGATCTGAAACCCGAAGCATTCAGCGTGCTGGACGAGGCAGGCAAGATCCTAACCGACAATCCAGATATCTCAGTTGAAGTCGGCGGCCATACGGATCCCCGCGAGATCCAAACCACGGAATATCCGTCAAACTGGGAGCTTTCTTTTGCCCGGGCGGCCGCGGTCTGTAAGTATTTGATCGATAAGTTCAATGTAGGCCCGGAGCGGCTCGTTGCCCGGGGGTACGCGGATACCCAACCGATCGCTCCCAATATAACTGAAGAGGGTATGGCGCAAAACCGGCGGACTGAATTCAAAGTAATTGAATGA
- a CDS encoding methyltransferase domain-containing protein, with the protein MESRINEIWYALKAKASVEELAFLKKCFRAYSSKGHLANVKADLQFMYRMSPPPQRVLDFGCGIGLQAYLLAHAGYEVYGLETIEDKSLEGFLKGKAETHIKTRDESMKNVWDVIRTRQKVEFGFYDGVVIPYQDGLFNAVVAYAVVEHIPPAEVNGVMKEINRVLKKGGLFYIFQLPQRSSYTEFIARNLGWESHEYLWSLSEIRKALKIGGFDVLKCEKADMVINHPYQVINPVFGLLKIVNRFLIHTPLSYFAHHLTAIAQKPSAGS; encoded by the coding sequence ATGGAAAGCAGGATCAATGAGATCTGGTATGCGCTCAAAGCAAAAGCATCGGTCGAGGAACTCGCTTTCCTGAAAAAATGTTTCCGCGCATATTCTTCTAAAGGCCATCTTGCCAATGTCAAAGCCGATCTGCAATTCATGTACCGCATGTCGCCGCCGCCTCAACGCGTGCTGGATTTTGGGTGCGGCATCGGATTACAAGCCTACCTGCTGGCGCATGCCGGTTATGAGGTCTATGGACTGGAAACGATAGAAGACAAATCGCTCGAGGGTTTCTTGAAAGGGAAGGCAGAAACTCATATCAAAACTCGCGACGAGAGCATGAAGAACGTGTGGGATGTGATCAGGACCCGGCAGAAGGTGGAATTCGGGTTCTATGATGGTGTCGTGATCCCGTACCAGGATGGTCTTTTCAATGCGGTGGTAGCGTATGCGGTGGTCGAGCACATCCCGCCGGCCGAGGTGAACGGTGTTATGAAGGAGATCAACCGGGTATTAAAAAAAGGGGGGTTGTTTTATATCTTCCAACTGCCCCAACGCAGTTCCTATACCGAATTCATTGCCCGGAATCTAGGTTGGGAATCACACGAGTATCTCTGGAGCTTGAGCGAAATACGCAAAGCTCTCAAAATTGGCGGTTTCGATGTGTTGAAATGTGAAAAAGCCGATATGGTGATCAATCACCCGTATCAAGTGATCAATCCGGTCTTTGGACTATTGAAGATAGTTAACCGTTTCTTAATACACACGCCACTAAGCTATTTCGCTCATCACCTGACGGCGATCGCGCAAAAACCTAGCGCAGGATCGTGA